The genome window agttGGTGAGCACGGCCTCATATTTTACCCCACGGAAACAGGACATGATCGAGCCAACTACAGAGTTCATAAGGACTACGAGCTATATAAACCAGTGTATTTTTTTGGTAATGATGTAAAATTTTCCCCACGTGTCGTTGAGAGTAAAAATGTTCTCATGGGAATGACTTTTCTTTGTATGCGGGTTAATTTttataaaggagagagagagagagagagagagagagagagagagagagagagagagagagagagagagagagaaaaaaatataccTCTCCTAAGATGTTCAGCACTGCGGTTCCCCAAAATAGTCACAAATTGTTCTTCATCTGTACCAAATTTCTTTTCTCCTGCTTCAAAGAGGGTCTGCAtgcatgcacgcgcacacacacacacatacacacacacacacacacacatattaaagCTTAAGAGAGATCTggtgtgaccactgctttagaCTAATGCTACCTCATTTTTATGGAAGATATACTGGTAAAgatcattcaaataaataaataaataaatttaaagaaagaaaagaaaactcgtGTTTTTGCTATATTTTTCAATAATTGCATTGGTGTTGCCctttaaaataaagtaacacTGATGGTGGCTAAAACAAGAAACACTCAGAGTGAACAAGTCTGTCAAGAGGTGTTTTTCTAAACTCTACAGAAAATCAACTACTGTACTCTGTAGCTCTTTTGGCATCATTCTAAAAGATCAGTAGGGGGCACTATAACATTCACTGCAAATTGCTGAAGTACATGAACATTCATCTGCTACATCTggaccactagatggcagtacTTTCCATTCTGCTATAGTTTTATTTCGTCTTATTTTGCTAGTCTAACATACATCCATACCTTCGCATCGGTTTGTACCAAGGCCTCTTGTACACCCTGCTGTCTGCTTGCCTACAACCAAAACAGTTCTCATTAAAACAATAACTATTATATACACTTATACCATTCCCCATATTGACATAATGCAatcattactttattatttaaaaaagtattacacattagtcagtctctctctctctctctctctctctcacacacacacacacacacacacacacacacgttctgcTGACTAGTAACATTACCTGCAGCAAAATGACCAGCATCTGCCTGAAGGCTCCATCAGTGTCACCAGTCACATCATCCTCCAGGCTTTTACCATactctataacacacacacacacacacacacacacacacacacacacacacacacacacacacacacacacacacaattatcaTCTAGTAAACAACCCAAACCCTGATCCTTATACCAATTATACAAATAATCAGCACTACAATCTGTAACCCATACAAAAGTAAAAACCCCAGATTCTCATACCCTGCTTGTAGGCCTTATTGATCTCTTGAATCTCATTGCAAGTTCTTGAAGCCAGGATGTGAATCAAAACCTTTTCAGATGTTCCAGCAccctgagggggaaaaaaacgacaATTCTTCAGACTGAGCTGGGTATGTccacccattttccataccacttatcctacacatggtcactgggaacccggagcctatcccaggggactcaggatgcaaggtgggggacacggggtgccaacccatcgcagggcacaatcacacacaatggacagtttggaaaagCCAACCAGCCTACAgagcatgcctttggactgggggaggaaaccaaagtaaCAGGAGGAGCTGGGTATGTGTACATTGTTAGAATgacataagtgtgtgtgtgtgtggggggggggggggggggggggggttataccTTAATGGCATGCTTCAGGCACTTCACATCATACATTGTAGGCGTCTCCAACAGTGCTACAATCAAAGTCTCAAATTTCCCTGTCAGCTCTGATTTCAGTTCCTGCATCAAgtcctagagagagagagagagagagagagagagagagagagagagagagagagagagagagagagagagagagagagagagagagcgcgcgggGGTCTGAAATTACTACTTTCTTTCAAAAAAAGACCAGGTGGATTCACAGATTACAGGTATAAAATGGAATGAGGAAGTTAGATAAGAGGACGAAGCTGACAGGAGAAATAAGGACAATCTCTGCTTCCTGAATGACTTCCTGAAAGTTAGTTATAATTTTAAACCAAGCTTCTGTATTCAAAACTCATCTGAATTGTTTGTAAATGACTCCATAAAGCAATTCACAAGCAGAAATTAATCAAATATCAACTGCTGTATGAATGTTACACTTTCActcataacatttccatcatCTGAGATCTCACACATGCTGTGTTCTATGTGTCTTCATTTATCACTCAGTGGAAGGTCTCAACATGCGTGCACAAGAAGTTATCCCATGATGTGCCCTTGCCGGTTATCCAGGGTTCATAGACTCACAATTGCATACTTAATTATTACAATGAGTTACAGTGTGGGCCAAAATTAAAGCCTACAaacctcttttaaaaaaaaaaaaaaaaaaaatcaacctaCTCCTTAGTATTCATTCTTGAACCTTATATATCACTTACTCCCTGGTGAAAATATCTGTCAACAAGTAGCTATGAACTTTGCTGTGCGGTTTTTACCACAGTCAACACGAGGTAAATGATTAATAGAATAAAATACATGTTGCATCGTCATGTTTGGTgggtttaaaaatgttttgtcggtttttacatcatcatcatcatcatggcaGCTTGTAGCTCAATAAGTGTTTGATACAAGTTTTTACAAAAATACCCAGACGTTTAAGGGTTAATTCTGTGGTGTGAAAGAGCTGGATCATTAATGACAAATTCCCTTCCTTGTGCCCAACAATGAAAACTGTTCCTTATTGCTTTATATGACCTTAATCATTAGGGTTGGTTAACCATGAATCAATAGAACATGGGTCTGTTTATACACAGTATTTAATTAAGAATTAATAATTCACAAACTCAAATTACTCACACATATTATCCATTAAACTACTAAGAGATAAAAACCTGTACAGACGTTATCCTTTCCTGTTGTAATCAGTTGTGGAAAAGGCTTCCGTTTTTAATTTATCTCAGGTTCTGTACTCATTTACTCCTCATCTTCTAACCTGTGTTTGCACTCTCTTACAGTTcgctaatcttttttttttacaacggAATCATTTATAGACCTTTACTGGCTCATCACTGTGATTATCAGCAGACACAATCTAGACTTTCTCACAGATTGatcattttgttaaaaattaaaaatctaatctaaaaaTTGGATTGAAGAAGGGAAAAAGTACAAGGACAAATATCAAGGGAAAGaacagaatatttaaaaaaaaaaaaaacaagagtaaTGAGTAACGATgagagagggaaggaaggaacaTATTTTTGAAAGTTatatggtgtgtatgtgtgtgtgtgtatatatatatatatatatatatatatatatatatatatatatatatatatatgagggcTGGACAATGTAAAGATTTAAAGACTTAAGCATGGGGCAGCGTGATTCCTGACCCAATGGGCCTCTGTTAGCGCTTGCTGCAGTTCCCAGTTTTgtccactaggtgcaataataattcAATGGAAGCTATGTTGGGCAGCATGATCAACAGCAACAATTGTTATTAAACCGTTGGCCACTCATTTGTATTGTCCAGTGTGCCCCTCTGGATGAGACACCACTGTCCCACACATTTTGGTTAATATCAGTCTTCTTACTTAGCTTTCAAGGTCTACACAGGTCAGAAATGATcgaacaagctgcatttttgccACTCCTTTTACATCTCTTTGAGCTATCCAATTACATTTCTCCAAGTCACATTCTCTGCAAAAGCGTGTTTTTGTTAAGGACAGATGTTTTACTTGTCTGACTCTAAATAAAGCTCGTGGAAACATGGCTGAGCTGTATGTCTGAAGCAATCCCTCACTGCTGGGTCACATCATTGTTCACATGTTTGCTTTAACTGTTTGCTTTAACATGACTGGTGGTCACTATACCCCATGAGTGAATGAACAAAGGGAAATACACAACGAATGTAGGAATAAAGCTTGATCGTTGGCACTAGAGTGACTTGGAATAAACATTGCTGCATTTCTAAGTATTTttttcaagaattttttttttaaatactaaaatacttatatatttaatatctttttttaatattatatttttaactgACTCACACAGTTCACTTACTTTTCCGAATAACTGTATGTAATTGTGGTACGTTTATATAGTTATACTACAAGTTGGGaaaccatttaaaaatgtgaactttttattttattaataatttaaaatgtataagtCTTTACCTTGCCGTGCAGGGTCTTGTAGGCGGCTTTGATCTGCTGCCGCTGAGCGTTACTACGAGCCGTCAGTAGATTCAGAATGGCTGCTTCATCGGTGCCTGAGCACACAAGTAACAAATATTGCGTTTCATTTCTTCACCTGTACCCAatcttgcataagtattcaccccccagGAACTTTCCCACTTTTTGTAGTAATACAACCTGGAAGTAACTGGGATGAGACATCATTAATCatataattcattatttaatcacaatattggAAAACTTATTTAGATTGCTCAATAATTTAGAAATGATGTACACAATGTGGAATCGTTCATGGGAGGTGAATACTAATGCAAGGCAATTTACATATTGCTGGTTGGAAGCAACAGTTATTTCCATAAAGCGTGATGGGAAATGGTAGCATAGTAGTACCTGTGTGATAGTATTATTCATATATCTATCCCTTCCAGCCATCCGTCCAGCACAAATCAATCACTCATTCCACTACACTATTTCTGGTAACACTACATAACACTTAAGATAATCTTCAACTATGTTTGTACTTATTTCCCCAATTCAGACGAAACCAGTGGACTCCAGTCAACCTGTTTGTATCCAATGATCTACTCCTGTGTGACCTTCACATTTTGAATTCTATTTACTTCTCATTCATCATTCTCAAGACTGATTCAGACTGTTAGAATACTCAAATGTATTTTACTCACGTTGGTGTTACACTCAGAAGTGTCTAAAACCACCTGATATTAATGATTTGATTTCTGGCATTGTGCTCTGTTGACTTATGAGCACTGAAACGCTTTTCAAAAACTATGTGTGGATGTGTGCACGGTGACTAACCAAATCCTTTCATAGCCTTGTAAAGAGCCTCGGCATCAGCGTTGGCGTTGAATCCGCTCTGAGCCTTGATGGTTCCTCTTCCAGCCTGGGCAGAGGGGGGGAtgtaaacatacatttatttttcagtgtttCTTCTCTGGAGTTTAAAACTGTAGCTCTTCACTACAATCTTATAGATTACTGtaaagctaaaataaataaataaataaataaataagaaagaaataaaacagttttaaagAATCTACAAATAAAGTTAACACATTAATAATATGCATCACCAACTCTATACCATTTTGCCTTTTTGTGCTGCCTGTCCGTTTAAAAACTAATGCAGGTCAGctgagtagttttccacaaggAATTTTTGACTGAGCAACTAATGTGTGGgacgagggggaaaaaagtaagagagagcgcgagagagagagagagagagagagagagagagagagagagagagagagagagagagagagagagagagagagagagaggggcgggGATGAACTGGGTTTATGAGTCAGACACTGGCTTAGACAGAAATTAAATCTTATGCAATAGTACACAAGCTTAAAAGCCCATGAAGCTTTTAAATACTGTCATTCTCTTATTATTTTCAAGTATACACTCTCACACTTATTAGTAAATGAGTTTGCAAAGAATCCTTTACGAATCATTAACATTTACCGAGCACATGCCATTATTACTATTGGAATAACTAGGCGTATACATTTTGTGTATCATACATATACAACCCAATTAATGTGGTTTTCAGTAGCCTACATCATAGAGTTTACTGATGTACTGTACTactaaatattcaaatatttg of Ictalurus punctatus breed USDA103 chromosome 29, Coco_2.0, whole genome shotgun sequence contains these proteins:
- the anxa5b gene encoding annexin A5b isoform X3, which encodes MAGRGTIKAQSGFNANADAEALYKAMKGFGTDEAAILNLLTARSNAQRQQIKAAYKTLHGKDLMQELKSELTGKFETLIVALLETPTMYDVKCLKHAIKGAGTSEKVLIHILASRTCNEIQEINKAYKQEYGKSLEDDVTGDTDGAFRQMLVILLQASRQQGVQEALVQTDAKTLFEAGEKKFGTDEEQFVTILGNRSAEHLRRVFAEYMKLSGFQIEESIKRETSGHLQEVLLAVVTCARSVPTYLADCLHKAMKGAGTDDKTLIEIMVSRSEIDMLDIRAEFRRMFATSLYKMIKGDTSGDYSKTLLVLCGGDDA
- the anxa5b gene encoding annexin A5b isoform X1, with the translated sequence MAGRGTIKAQSGFNANADAEALYKAMKGFGTDEAAILNLLTARSNAQRQQIKAAYKTLHGKDLMQELKSELTGKFETLIVALLETPTMYDVKCLKHAIKGAGTSEKVLIHILASRTCNEIQEINKAYKQEYGKSLEDDVTGDTDGAFRQMLVILLQASRQQGVQEALVQTDAKTLFEAGEKKFGTDEEQFVTILGNRSAEHLRRVFAEYMKLSGFQIEESIKRETSGHLQEVLLAVVTCARSVPTYLADCLHKAMKPCPQGAGTDDKTLIEIMVSRSEIDMLDIRAEFRRMFATSLYKMIKGDTSGDYSKTLLVLCGGDDA
- the anxa5b gene encoding annexin A5b (The RefSeq protein has 3 substitutions compared to this genomic sequence) is translated as MAGRGTIKAQSGFNANADAEALYKAMKGFGTDEAAILNLLTARSNAQRQQIKAAYKTLHGKDLMQELKSELTGKFETLILALLETPTMYDVKCLKHAIKGAGTSENVLIHILASRTCNEIQEINKAYKQEYGKSLEDDVTGDTDGAFRQMLVILLQASRQQGVQEALVQTDAKTLFEAGEKKFGTDEEQFVTILGNRSAEHLRRVFAEYMKLSGFQIEESIKRETSGHLQEVLLAVVTCARSVPTYLADCLHKALKGAGTDDKTLIEIMVSRSEIDMLDIRAEFRRMFATSLYKMIKGDTSGDYSKTLLVLCGGDDA
- the anxa5b gene encoding annexin A5b isoform X2; its protein translation is MAGRGTIKAQSGFNANADAEALYKAMKGFGTDEAAILNLLTARSNAQRQQIKAAYKTLHGKDLMQELKSELTGKFETLIVALLETPTMYDVKCLKHAIKGAGTSEKVLIHILASRTCNEIQEINKAYKQEYGKSLEDDVTGDTDGAFRQMLVILLQASRQQGVQEALVQTDAKTLFEAGEKKFGTDEEQFVTILGNRSAEHLRRVFAEYMKLSGFQIEESIKRETSGHLQEVLLAVVTCARSVPTYLADCLHKAMKPCPQGAGTDDKTLIEIMVSRSEIDMLDIRAEFRRMFATSLYKMIKGDTSGDYSKTLLVLCGGDDA